The DNA window TAAGCAGCGTGCCCAAAGAGGCATTCGCCAAACTTCGGGCCAAAATCAGCCTCTCCAACAACCCCTGGCACTGCGAGTGCAGCTTGCAGGAGGTCCTGAGGGAGCTGAGACTGGACCCAGAGACGGTCAACGAGGTGAACTGTCACACGGCTGTGGCGGAGGAGTACGCCGGCAAACCCGTTATCCAGGTCCTGGACTCGGGCATCAACTTTTGCAACTTCCACCACAAGACCACCGATGTGGCCATGTTCGTCATTGTGTTCGGCTGGTTCACCATGGTGATAGCCTACGTGATCTACTACGTGCGGCAGAACCAGGAGGATGCCAGGAGGCACATGGAGTACCTCAAGTCCCTGCCCAGCAGCTCGCAGATCAACAAAGACTTTGACACGATCAGCACGGTTCTCTAGCAGGCCCGCTGTGGCACAcatttgagtgagtgagtgagtgagtgactgagtgagtgagagagtgagtgagtgagtgagtgagtgagtgagtgagagagtgagtgagtgactgagtgattgtgagtgaggtgagtgagtgagtgagtgagtgagtgagtgagtgagtgagtgagtgagtgagtgagtgagtgagtgagtgagtgagtgagtgagtgagtgagtggatgaTAGGGGGAATGGTGTTCTTGATTTTTAAACTGGGATTTATTTTAGGTGGCCTTAGGAGACGATAGATCTGGACTTCATCTGGACCTTTAGTATTTATAATCGCTCTCTGTCTTTTTGTTTGTACACAGATAtactatcttaatttgaccagtttctcaaagcaggaaaataatccttccgcaacaggaaatgtgaattattatgtggattataatgagcatttttgtaggggttgatacgttTTTCGTcggggcaaatcaagtctgacattttaaagtggaaattccaaactttagaagcctttttaaacctctaatACACTAAAAGTTGCATTTCCTGCGGCACAGGAACATTTTCtgtgacaacagagtgatcaaattacgaAAAAGGACATACATGGACAAATCTGGCATTTTATTATCTAGACTATCATTTCATTTATATTCAGGTGAAGGCTAGTTCTTTTAGAACACCATTTTCACTTGACATCTCTTGCGATACTGCATTTAAGTGGGAGAGTTATGCTGTTCAGAACTTGTTATATTTCCTTGTGGCACACATATTGGTTCCTAGCTACAACTCATTATACTCTGCAAATCACCACAGAATCCCCATGTACATGTGGTAAATGCGCACCATTGTCTGTTTACACAACATCTGTTTACATGCAAATTCAACGTAATTCATTAGACAAGTGGAATAAAAGTCGATTGATAGCTAGACTGTTACATTTCTGCCACTTTAGCACAACCATAAACATAAGCCATACTAATTTTTGTATTGGTCTTTCTGTAGCTATGTGGTTATGAGACGTGCATGCCGAAGTGCCTATCCCCTTTGACTTCTACACCTTAACACTGTGTATTGGGCTGTACTAGATCATGTTCCCTCCCTGTCCTTCTGCCATGTACAATTCCCGCTAATGCTGTCTTTTAATCTAGTTAGTTGCTACTCAGGGGGGAAAGTTGGTTGCAATGAAGTAATTATGGTGTCATTGTCAGGTTGTATACTGGTTACATAAGGAGGTTTCATGAATGTATTTTTAGCAATCATTATAAATTCATCTTTATCTGGTTATTTGACCAGATAACAACCAAAATATGACATCTGATATGACGTCTTCTCAATCAGAAAATCAGTTTACAACCAGAAAATTGACGTTGTGTCAATTTTTGCCTGCTGGGTAGGAAGTTTTTTTGTGACTTTCTCCTCATTTTGTTTGGTGTTTTAGTGGTCAAATATGAGTCAACATCTTGTATGGTTTATACAATCTGTGCTTGTATGGGATATTGACTTTGACTTCTACACCTTAAGACCACCGATGTATACCACATTTGacattaaaaatgttttatcaatgtTATCAATGTTGTCATAGTGTTCAATGAATGGGCCAAGTGTCTGTTTTTCTGGGACTGGGCCCGGTCTAAAGTGTTATTGTCATTAGGTCATttatatttgcacattgttatagaATTGAAAGGTCTTCAGTCATTTCTTGTAATAACCATTGTGCAATTTCTGTTGTTTCTATGTGTCAATGTAGAATTGTTACTTAGATTTATAATCTGTGGAATTCAAAATGGACACCATAGCAGCATTTGAAAATTAAGGTTGTTATACACAACTTTCTTCAGCTTACCAGTGTCCCTGAGTGAGTTGACTACtataaatatacaaaaatatagaTGTATATCATTATATGAATCATAAAGGTCCAATAATATtgttgtactactactactacaaatgttttatttaacctttatttaactaggcaagtcagttaagaacaaattcttatttacaatgacagcctaccccagccaaacccggacgacgctgggccaattgtgtgccgccctatgggactcccaatcacggccggaagtgattcagcctggattcgaaccagggatgagatgcagtgccttagaccgctgtgccactcgggagccgccgccaccaccattaccactaccactactactactttgtCTACAACCAAGCCAAATATTGTATATGGAAATTATCATATTTGAAGGATTTCTACTTTTTTTCTAGTTCATGAACATTGATACAAAACACACTGAGCAGAGGACCACCTGAGATACTGCATCGGTTTGtttttattaatgtattgtttattctGCTTGTATTTTGGCACTGTGGCTGCAAGGACAGTGTTTGATGTATGAAAGAACTATGATATTGCTGTCTGAAAGTGCATAAAACCAATGCTTCTCGAACAGAAGGGCACACAAAAAATTGATCTAATTTGTTTTACCGAGCTTGACCTGCAGAAGTAGAACTCTGACTTATTGCTTTGTAGTGATGAGATTTCATGATGGCGCAGGGAAAGTTGACGTCACGTTAATAATGGATTTCTAATCGAACGAGTGTTCTGTTCCTTGCAGAGAATGTGTTTGCTATTCTGATTGAGTGTCCACAGAATCCCATTTATTTGAGAGTGAATTTTAGGGTTCCCTTCTATCCAGTTGGTTTCTGTGATATACTAATATGTCCTTGTAATTACACCTGAACATGAATGTTATCGTGAAATTCCTTTGTCAACAACTCCTCCAAACTGCAGGTGGTGTGTTAATTCAGATATTTTTTCCGCCAATTGGTattgtgaccaatcacatcagatctgttcacatcagatctttttcagagctgatctgattggtcaaaatacatttcagaattgggctgcctgtgtaaacatacTCTTAAGGCTTggacccttttttttcaattttctcctaaaatgacatacccaaatctaactgcctgtagctcaggacctgaagcaaggatatgcatattcttgataccatttcaaagtaaacactttgaagtttgtggaaatatgaaattaatgtagtagaatataacacattagatctggtaaaaaataatacaaagaaaaatatatcaaatcaaatcaaagtttatatgtcaggtgcgccgaatacaaccttacagtgaaatgattacttacaagctctaaccaatagtgcaaaaaaggtattagatgaacaataggtaggtaaagaaataaaacaacagtaaaaagacaggctatatacagtagcgaggctataaaagtagcgaggctacatacagacactggttagtcaggctgattgaggtagtatgtacatgtagatatggttaaagtgattatgcatatatgatgaacaaagagtagcagtagcgtaaaagaggggttggcgggtggtgggtggtgggacacaatgcagatagcccggtgtgccaatgtgcgggagcactggttggtcggcccaattgaggtagtatgtacatgaatgtatagttaaagtgactatgaatatatgataaacagagagtagcagcagcgtaaaaagaggggttgggggggcacacaatgcaaaaagTCCGCGTAggcatttgattacctgttcaggagtcttatggcttgggggtaaaaactgttgagaagcctttttgtcctagacttggctctccggtaccgcttgccatgcggtagtagagagaacagtctatgactggggtggctggggtctttgacaattYTTAGGGCCTTCCTCTRACACYgcctggtgtagaggtcctggatggYAGGCAGCTTRSCCCAGTGATGYAYtgggccgtacgcactaccctctgtagtgccttgYggtcagaggccgagcaattgccgtatcaggcagtgatgcaaccagtcaggatgctctcgatgttgcagctgtagaaccttttgaggatctcaggacccatgccaaatctttttagtttcctgaggtggaataggatttgttgtgccctcttcacgactgtcttggtgtgtatggaccattctagtttgttgttgatgtggacaccaaggaacttgaagctctcaacctgctccgatacagccccgccgatgagaatgggggcgtgttcggtcctccttttcctgtagtccactatcattACCTTAGTcctggttacgttgagggataggttgttattctggcaccacccggccaggtctctgacttcctccctataggctgtctcgtcgttgtcggtgatcaggcctaccactgttgtgtcgtcggcaaacttaatgatggtgttggagtcgtgcctggccatgcagccgtgggtgaacagggagtacaggaggagactgagcacgcacccctggggagctccagtgatgaggatcagcgtggcagatgtgttgctacctaccctcaccacctggggttggcccgtcaggaagtctaggatccagttgcagaggSaggtgtttagtcccaggatccttagcttagtgatgagctttgagggtactatggtgttgaacgctgagctgtagtcattaaatagcattctcacataagtgttccttttgtccaggtgggaaaggRcagtgtggagtgcaatagagattgcatcatctgtggatctgtttgggcggtatgcaaattcgagtgggtctagggtttctgggattttggtgttgatgtgagccattaccaacctttcaaagcactgcatttttttacatgcatttttttgaaatgcaagagaaaggcacaATGTATCATACCAAGTTAGGTGAAATTTAGAttgtgtatgtgcaaagttttagactgatccaatcaaccattgtatttctgtttaaaatgttgtatcaagtctccccaaatgtgcctaattggtttattaatacattttcaagttcataactgtgcactctcatcaaacaatagcatggtattctttcactgtaatagctactgtaaattggacagtgcagttagattaacaaKAATTGMcgctttctgcccatatcagatatgtctatgtccYGgcaaatgttcttgttacttacaacctcatgcta is part of the Salvelinus sp. IW2-2015 linkage group LG36, ASM291031v2, whole genome shotgun sequence genome and encodes:
- the LOC111959341 gene encoding leucine-rich repeat-containing protein 3, which encodes MSNRMGHDRPRNPLLSAVSALLWALHFGILFGSALVTACPKSCHCMEKNNLAVLQCMSRNLENIPADLPRDTVVLLLASNRITKIPKQAFKDLNRLQELDLSNNAIETVDAGAFQGVSDVLRILDLSNNRISSVPKEAFAKLRAKISLSNNPWHCECSLQEVLRELRLDPETVNEVNCHTAVAEEYAGKPVIQVLDSGINFCNFHHKTTDVAMFVIVFGWFTMVIAYVIYYVRQNQEDARRHMEYLKSLPSSSQINKDFDTISTVL